A portion of the Hydractinia symbiolongicarpus strain clone_291-10 chromosome 10, HSymV2.1, whole genome shotgun sequence genome contains these proteins:
- the LOC130662675 gene encoding uncharacterized protein LOC130662675, which produces MVAGFIFRFVNNLKNKAANLQHQNVTEETLTKEEYDAAFTKLIREEQRILQRQSDFGKLRNSLKLFAGDDDVLRLKGRFENSTLTSDDKHPIILRDGGSSFTQLVIWDAHQHVMHHGIESTLVYVRKMFWIVKGRKSVKNVIRKSVICIRFQGRTLRPPTSPDLPEFRIDSFSKSFNCTGLDFAGSLFYRNYCKSSICKSDSLKCNILLLTCATSRAIHLELVTDQSTHSFVRGFRRFVSRRGTPNTIVHDNAKTFKSTEVKNYMIKHGIKQCFILPASPWWGGFYERLVRSVKTTLKKTLGRSLLTFEELQTTLYEVETTINSRPLTYANEDDLDKVLTPNHLIYGTDIHENDQKFDSILQYEDFSRRVRHIRLTLQHFRERFNTTYINELRQSNLYRKEKTENKRKLVAGDVVLIKDDSYLLPNPNRQYN; this is translated from the coding sequence ATGGTTGCTGGTTTTATCTTTCGCTTTGTAAACAATCTGAAGAACAAAGCTGCTAACTTACAACATCAAAACGTTACAGAAGAAACGCTTACAAAAGAAGAATACGATGCCGCATTCACAAAGCTCATCAGAGAAGAACAACGAATTCTGCAACGCCAGTCAGACTTTGGAAAGCTTCGCAATTCGCTTAAGCTGTTTGCTGGTGACGACGATGTTCTTCGGTTAAAAGGAAGATTTGAGAATTCCACGCTAACATCCGATGACAAGCATCCAATTATACTTCGAGATGGCGGAAGCAGTTTTACGCAACTGGTTATATGGGATGCGCATCAACACGTTATGCATCATGGTATCGAATCAACATTGGTCTACGTCAGAAAAATGTTTTGGATAGTGAAGGGAAGAAAGTCTGTGAAGAACGTCATTCGAAAGTCTGTAATTTGTATTCGTTTTCAAGGAAGAACACTTAGACCGCCGACATCTCCCGATCTGCCAGAGTTTAGGATTGATAGTTTTTCCAAATCGTTTAATTGCACGGGTTTAGACTTTGCAGGTTCTTTATTTTATAGGAATTATTGTAAATCTAGTATTTGTAAATCGGACAGTCTAAAATGTAATATCCTACTTCTTACATGTGCCACTAGTCGTGCGATTCATTTGGAACTTGTAACCGATCAGTCTACCCATTCGTTCGTTCGAGGTTTTCGCAGATTTGTTTCACGAAGAGGAACTCCGAATACTATTGTGCACGATAACGCTAAGACCTTCAAATCGACAGAAGTAAAAAATTACATGATAAAACATGGAATTAAGCAGTGTTTTATTTTGCCAGCATCACCCTGGTGGGGCGGTTTCTACGAGAGATTGGTCCGTAGTGTCAAAACAACATTAAAGAAAACGCTGGGACGGTCGTTGTTAACGTTTGAAGAACTCCAAACAACGCTGTATGAAGTAGAAACAACGATCAATAGTCGTCCATTAACATACGCAAATGAGGATGACCTCGACAAAGTTTTAACACCAAACCACCTGATTTATGGAACGGACATTCACGAAAACGACCAGAAATTCGACTCTATTCTGCAATATGAGGACTTCTCAAGACGTGTTCGTCATATTCGACTTACTTTACAACATTTCCGTGAACGATTCAATACCACGTATATAAACGAACTTCGTCAATCTAATCTTTACCGAAAAGAGAAGACTGAAAATAAACGAAAACTAGTGGCAGGAGACGTAGTTTTGATTAAAGATGATTCATACTTGTTGCCAAACCCGAACCGGCAGTACAACTAA